CGCTGGTGCAGACAATGACATGAGGCTTGTAGAGTCTGCGAAGCATCGCCTTCACCTCAGGGTTGAAGTGAAAGGCCAGGAGGATCTTCAGTGACTTTACAAGAATGCAGGAGACGCACAGGGTGAAGCTGAGGCCAAACAGCACCTGGCGCATTTTGCACTGCATGTGACCCGGACGGCCGACGAAGCAGATGGCGCTGGTGAAGCTACCAAGGAGGGAAAAGAGGATGACCTGGCACAGTGGCCCTCCGGATGCCTTTACTACTGGAGTATGACGATAGCATAAGAAAAGAATTGACACCAACAGCACTATGAGGATGCCCAATGCTGCCAGGGTCACTAGGAAGATTGCAAAGCCATCTATCCAATCAAAGTACTCCACAGTCTTAGGCTTACATGCAGAGCTTCTGGGCTCGCTCCACTCCTTTTCAGAACATGTGAAGCACAGATCCATGTCTGAAAAGCAAAGAAGAGCAGTAATCAGTGAGAGCCTGAATTCCTCTGGGTCTTCCTGAGATGTTGTGTGGCTTCTGGTAAATATTCGTCCATCTCTGTCCCATCTCAACATCCACGTGTAGAGGTTCTTCATACCTGATACATTTGAATACTGGTTCTGTGGACAACTGACGCAATCATAGCAGCAGATGTGCTGACCCTCCGCACTCTTCTTAAACTGTCCTGGAGCACAGCTGTTGGAGCACTTTGATATCACGTCCTGAGTGGGGAAAATTGTGTTCAACCAAAGATGTCTACCCAGAAGACTAGAAGGTTACAGTACATGAAACAATAGAAAGAATAGAAATATGCCGTGAGAGGTTGTATAATGCCCCAAAACCATGAAGAAATCACAGACGTCTGTGGATTATTGCTTGGGTACTAAGTACTGTCAAATGCACAATTTGCTATTCGTTGATGTTCTTGCTGTCAACCATATGTAATGTACAGTATAACATGTAACACATATATTCTGCATTATGCAAGTAATATGTGCTCATGGAGAGTAAACTTTGCTTTTATTCCCGCATGTTTTCAGTTCTCAAACACGCAAATGGGAAGCAAAGAACAACAGTCAATATTTGAAAAGAAACTGGTTTGGTTGGTTTATTTAccatgaaaaaacacaaatggcaTGACAGAAGTGTTGTTCATGAGGTAGTTATGGTTCAGCCAATAATACATTTGATGGGTTCTGAGAGTGTGTTTGCAAAACCTCACCTTCAGAAGGCTGAGCTGCGATCCTGCGTCGGTGCTTCCCTGCTtgattatgtcttttttttgatCATATGTGGCCACCACGTTCTCCCAATCTATTTCCTCCCTGCTTGTCTTCCAGATGGAGACATGGTAGCCCAGATTTAAGTCTccattttcatcaaaattgaATTCAGCCCCCTCATACTcaaatgttgttttattcataatgGCAAGAAGCTGTAATCATATAAATTAAAGAGTTAAACCtgcacacatatttacatttacagcatttaccacaaATAGACAACACAAGACACAACTTTAagtttcatcataggtacacctCAACTATGAGATACTGAAAAAGCCCTCCTATCCCCCACTGCATTAATTGCACCAGTTTGAAGTTGTTACCCGTATGAAAGACACCAATAATTCAGACTCCAAGATCTGGAGAAAATCTGCATGGAAAGAACTACAGGAAACATTGGACCTCTGTAATATTAAGTCCTTTTTTCTATTGTATGAAATACTTATTGtatgcaataaaatgcaaaataatgatttaaatcATACAAcgatttctggattttttttctttctgtgtctcaCAGTTGAGGTGAATCTATGGTTAAAATTACTGatcaaatactaattttccctACAAAGCGAACATTATTTCACCTAAATTGGCTCATATGGTCCATAAGGGTTACCTGCCAGGGTTGGGGTGGATCACATGTTGTGCAGTTTTTCCTCTGAGAATAAAGATCAGCAACAGCATATAACACTGTACTAACAGCCATCTGCAGACTGAACACTGTGTCTTTCCGAATGCTGTTGATCAGCTCTTGTGTTGCCACTGTCCCATTCACCAACTGGCACAACTCTGTCAAGAAGGGGTAGTTCCTTTTCGTTTTGTTACAGACATCCAGCTGCTCCAGGTACCTGGTGACAGGGCCGGAATCTCCAGCAATGAAAGTGACACCTACAACTTGCCCAATTGTTTCAAAGTTAATTTCATGCAAATCACGTCCTGAGGTGGACCAAATATCGCTGGCAATCCATACCCTTCTTCCAGCATCTGTCTGCTCAAGGGCTTTAAACAAATGCTTCATGTAGGTGGGCTTGGCAAATGAGATGATCGCTTTGACCTTTGGGTTCCTGTGGATGATATTAATGGTCCTCGCGACTGAACTATTGAAACTGGGGTCGGTCACAGAATCAGGTAACACCTCCTTGAAGGCCACACAAATTCCATTTGCCGCTGCCTCTGATGACAACATTTCCTGTGCTGAGCGTCCATAGTCTCCTTCATTAATGATGATGCCCACCCAGTTCCACCCGCTATCTTTCACCAGTCGGACCATGGCACGTGTCTGGTACAAATCACTTGGCACTGTTCTCATGAATGTTGGGAAACGGAGTTTATCACTTAGAATGGTGGCAGTTGATGAATAGCTGATCTGTATTAAACATACATATAATTAAACTGGATGccaattgatttaaaaaaaatgttaattgatTGAGCAAACATTTCACAGTGAACTAATGATGGGGAGATatcaaatacaacaaaaaaattaaagggaaattttatacaaattacttAATATTTAATGTGGTCATGCCTGATTTCTACTCTATACATGTTATTTCAGCTAGAATATTCTTTAAGCTATCTATATTTGATACTACTAATGCATTCTAATGAGTTTTTCCTTTTCCTATTCATTTTGGCTGTGAAAAAAAGcatcattatacatttttttttatcacctgAGGAATGAGTTGTAGACTGAGCTGCCTTGCAACAGCTATGGACACCTCAGAGGAAGAAGCACCAATCACAGCCATAGTGGGCTGGCGAGACCCTGAAGTCCTGTTCCCTGCTTCACAGTCCAAGGTCTCCTCCATGAACTTGGCAGTGGCCCTCAACGCTGTGCTGACATCGGAGCAAGTGTCATAGATCTCATATCCCAGTTTGATACCCAGCTGTCCGAGCATGGAGGAGCTGTTCGCCTCCTCAACTGCCTGGATCATGGCCAGAGCTTCAATCATCCCTGCCATATTAAGGCTGCAagcggaaataaaaaaaatcagtggtAAAACAACACAAGAGCAGAAAAGATGGAATTAGAAGACTAAAAACTTACTTCACACAAGTGGGTGTCTCTAAGAGTGGGCCACTAGATTTTGTCACTCCATTGTGGATGGGAAAAAGTCCTCCAATGATGATGTCCCCTGGAGCACTGGCCGCTGCTACTAGGCTTGTTCTCAGGGAACCACCCTCTACCTTGTCCAGCACCAAGACCATGCAAAGACACATCACCCTGACCACATAAGTCATGTCTCACAGCTTAATGTCTGCCGTATTCCAACTTTTCTCAGCTCCTCACCTCTACACTCACCTGCTAGACTGACAATTTGCCCCCAGCATCTTTCATAAATACAGACATGAAGCTTCCTGCTTTTGTTCAGGTCTCCTGGAGTGTAAAACGATCCCACCCACTTCTTCACCGGCCTCTCCTCCGTGACGTTTTCACACCTGCGTTCACCTCAAGGCGCTACACTTCTAAGCACATcccagacacaaacaggacTTTTGACGTCTCATCTGAGGAACAACCAGACAGCCGTTGATTTAAGAAAGGGTGCTGTCACAAAATGAGTCACCTGTCATGACGCTCATGGGAGAACTTCCTTGTTATGTTGTAGAACTCTTCTTCAGAAGCTGATTTAGTGATTAAATAATTCTGCTGACACAGTCATTCTAAACCAATCCAACAAGTACCCTGAGTCATTCTATATATCCTTTCTGTTCCACTATCTTCAGATCTGCCACCAGCTCTGGATCAAATGTAATCAGGGGTGCTGGTGCTGTCTAACTGAAGTCTAGAATGTTATTATTCGTACTTTTATACCAAAGTAACCCCAAAGGAGCTTAATGGGGTCCTATTTCAACTGAATTGTTGAAACATATATGCATATCTGACAAAGTGTGATATAATAATTAGCTATAATATTTGTGCAGATTATGGAACATACTACGATCAATTTTGTGGTTGCCAGCGGCAAGAGACAAATTGAGCAATTAGCAAGAAATTCATCATAGTAGTTTTCCATGATATATTAAGTGAGTGAACATTCAGGGCATTCGCTAGAGGACAATCAATATTTAGACTGATGatgttaaatattataatatatttccACTAGATAGCATTATAAAAATGTTACCCAGGTAATTCCTCACCATATCATGctacatttgcattcatttcaatTTAGTTTCGTTGTTGCACATTcatatattacattacacaAAGCTTCCAACTTATTGTACACGTTCATTGCATCACAGACCTTCTTTTATTTAGCACCAGAATTGccactgtacatttcacacatatttcacacatgcaaatacatgTGACATGGACCATATTTCTTCCAGCATAGGAACAATTATAAGAAAGCTTCATTGGTCATTGGTGGACAGTGGAGACTGCAGTGGGTCCAGGACACCCTGGGGAGCATTCCCATGTATACATATCACTTCCTATTTCTCAGTACCTATATGATCCACTGATTAATGGGCATTATTTAGATGGGCCATTAGAACAGAGCATAAACAGATGATACGTAAGAATATGCGCATAGCATGTAAGTACTTTATAtttgcttcactttcattttaatatatcatAAACCAGTTAAATTATTTCTTGCTTTTCATTCAGGGAGCTCCAGGTGGCACTGTGGCTCAATTCAAAGCACAAAAATTGCCACTGAAAGAATTGATAACCACCTTCCATTGATATTTAATTTCTAAGAATCTTACGAAGATGTAAAATATTTGACAATGCGGAGAATGCTTGCGTCAGCATGTGATCCACCCAGTCGCATGAGAGCAGCAGGTTTGTGAGTCACATACCGCATACGTCTACTAGAATGAACTGTGTCACGTGGCGCTGAATAGTGAGaattctatttacatttacatttacagcatttatcagatgcccttatccagagcgagtagttacagggacagtcccacctggagacactcagggttaagcgtggtagtaagtggggcttgaacctgggtcttctggttcataggctactaggctactaccaccctttactGTCCTGATTTCAAGAACTGAGTCTGATGCAAGAATctaagtgaaagttaagtgatttgtcacacgtcatacacagcagcacagcacacggtgcacacagtgaaatttgtcctctgcatttatcccatcaccctgagtgagcagtgggcagccatgaccggcacccggggagcagtgtgtggggacggtgctttgctcagtggcacctcagtggtaccttggcgggtcgggattcgaaccggcaaccttctgattacggggccgcttccttaaccgctaggccaccactgcccccaatcaACACAGGCAAATAGCAGAAGAACGTTTAGAATGTAATTGCACCCCTGTGGTGGGATACAATTTTGATTCATCCATTTTTCATTGGATAAAACTAATTGGACCATAACCCACAGTACAGGTGTAATCTGCATACAGATCTCAACACTTAACTGCCCCTTTCCCCTTTAAATTACTGTCAGAACACACGATGAAGGTACCACTAGACACACATAACAAGAATACACACactagtgcacacacacacacacaaacacacacaaaaggggcagtggtggcctagcggttaaggaagcggccctgtaatcagaagtttgccggttcgaatcccgatccgccaaggtgccactgaggtgccactgagtaaagcaccgtccccacacactgctccccaggcgcctgtcatggtgatggttaaatgtagaagacaaatttcactgtgcgcaccgtgtgctgtgctgctgtgtatcacaatcacttaacttcacacacacacaatgtccctTGGGAATCCAGGCCTCGACCAATCAGAATCGCCTCGGCCATCACACCCCTTGATTGACCGCTGTTCCCTGGTTATTGTCCCTCCTGGTTTAGTTCTGTTGTCTGGCAGTGCGGGGTGAGAGAACAGTGACATGAGCCCCAGCAGACCACTGCGCTTCCCAGCCTTGGACCGTGACGGACGGGCTGAGCAGTGCCAAGAACGGACTGTTTggtgtggtctgtgtgggtcATTAGCAGCAGGGGGACCAGTGCTTCACCCCCCCAAGTCACCTGTGGAGAACGACCTCCGGAGAAAAGAGCCAAGGCTTTCAGTCTTTGGGAAAATGAGAGCTGAATGTTGGTTGGCTGCGAGGTGGTGGAGCCACCATCTCTGACTCCAATAGCAGGTTCCCTTTGGTGCCCCACATTCTCTGTATCCAGTGCTGCCTCCCGACCTCAAGTTTAGTCCCCATTGTTATTTTCCGCTGGGtcctttttgcaaaaaaactcGAGATTGTCAGTGCAGGTTTAATAATGTCACCACTTCATTCTAATTTCAAAGCATGAGTCAGTGTGGCAGAGTGAACGGTGAAGCTGCCAGGCCTAGCCGGACTCCGAGAGACTCCGAAGAGAGAAGGCATGTGCTGGTGTGTTTGTAAATTAATACGTCTCCGTTCAAGAGGAAACGGgacagcgcctcttcttcttcttctttgtttcCCCGTGCCAGCAAGTTTCCATGGGCTGCTGGTGGGTGAGCGTTGGGCTGAATACAGAGCAGGATTTATGGGGCAGCCTGGGTGAGCTGCTGGTGAGAGCGGGTTCACCGCCGGAGCAGCTGACTCCGACTGTGGCTGCCCAgtcaccagcccaccacagctAAAAGCTCACTTTGCAAATCCAAGGTAAATCCATCATGATTAAAACTTCaggttattatcattattattaccttCCTAATACTAATGCTGGAAAATAGGGCAAGGAAGAATCTGTTCCATGGGAACTGCAGGAAAAGACCTGCTCACCATACCACCACTTCACCGCTTTCCCCTGGACGGACTACAGGGGGTGCTGTCGTCCTATGAACTCACACCCATTGCTTTACAGCATCCTTTCACACCAGGGAAGAGTGTTTTGTTCTCATTACATCATGCACCCTGTGCCCTTAATGAGCTTCTCACAGATTTTCATTCACCATGTGCCACCCAGTCAATGAGCAGAATTGCACAGACACGTACTTTACCCCAATGCCAGCAAGGAATACCGTATGGGTTTTGCATGTTTTCAGCTCTCCGTCATTTGAAGTTTGTTTCCACTTAGTTGGCACCTGGGTCTGAAGCcgttaatctcttttttttcataagtCAAGGCGTTCTAATGGATTCTAATGGCTTTTAAACACACTGTTTCACTGCTTTAAAGGGCACGGCTCTCATTTATCTGCGGTTTAATTACATCAACGTGTACGCCACGTCAAATTACATGAGAGTTGGCAGGATAATCCACCGCAAGCTCAGAGCTactttttctttgtatttgaaACTGTAGTGGAAACCATACAAAGCACAGATACAGATGCTTGGACTGAAATAGGGAAATCTGCACCGGAGCAGGATTGTCTTCAGGGTGTCTGCCTGTCACACAACTTGTGTGGAGGTGGGTCTTTATCACACAAAGgtaataaaagtaaaaggaTAAAGAGTGTGCAACTGAGCAACAGGATCTGCCTGTCCATCGTAGAAGGTTCTCATAGCTGTCTAAGCCCTGAAGGGATTCCCTGTGCTATTCCGCCAATCCACTTCTTTCTAATCTTATCATCTAGGGCAATTACAACACTGCAACCCAATCAAAGGGAATAGACGAATGAGTACAGCTGGTGAGCCATACACAGATTTCATTGCTGTGACGCTCTGACGGCCATCGAGAGTGTCCATCATGCCAACATTCTCCATCCTCCATCTCTTCTGACCCatttctggtcatttttttttaaattctgcagAGTGTGTTATGTACCTTTCAGTATGTTAACACGGTACAGATTTCCCAACGTCTCACACCAAAAAGGTGTTTTATGGCTGTGAAATTAATCAtgactggaacacacacaaaaaaagacccTAATACCCATCTGCAGTTAACGGGAACATGGTCAGGTTTTGAGTGATGGCATGTGGGCGGCTTCACATATATCAGATAAGGTTTATGCCTTCGAATAGCATAGAGTTCCAGCACTGGCTAAAAATGAATTCCAAATGAACAACATAcggaaaattaaaaataaagtcaGGTTTCCCACTGGATGGAAACAGAACCAGGGGTAGCTATCAAATCTAATCTTTGACCTTCCATgccttcatgaccatttatatgcCTTCTCACAGCATCTACTCCAAGGGTCttaaaaatggtaacagggttGAATGACAAGCGAAGCAGTCTGAGGTTTCCATAGCGAGAACGGTCTTAAAACCTCTCAACAAACCATCCCATCAAGGAACGGAAGGGAATCTGTGAAGGACAGTGACATGCTGCCCTTCAGTGGTCTGCAGTGAACAGAACATTCTGAACATCCACTCTGTAAACTCAGATATCCCGCCATGTCCAGGATCACTGAAAATATTAGCGTGTGTCTAATGCTCAGGACAAGTGAGTACTTGGGCACAAATAGGTCGGAATTCTCACTCTTTTTTACCCAATTCCCATCTGGACGGGAcaggcagtggggcagtggttggccttgtaaggatggacatcacaggagcatgcttttgttttgcgtGGCGACCATCTGCAGGGGGATGTGTGACATTCCTGTATCAATGGTTttgcgtgaagattcaacacctctgttttacatgccttttgtctgacggcaaccggggggcgtgacatcagaaacaacaggttctgattggtcagtgacaacttcctgtaggccagtgacaacttcctgtaggccaggggtataaaggtctgcttacatgtggaaaaagagactgagatttcttgctcaggggtttttccatcggaatgccataatctcaaataataacttttagtgataaaggtgtaattctctaatcacatggcaacaagcgggactttttatttgtatttatttttccggccactgttgttgattagactcagtcagtcagtgcaaatctgcagagttatgaa
This genomic stretch from Denticeps clupeoides chromosome 5, fDenClu1.1, whole genome shotgun sequence harbors:
- the gprc6a gene encoding G-protein coupled receptor family C group 6 member A; this encodes MTYVVRVMCLCMVLVLDKVEGGSLRTSLVAAASAPGDIIIGGLFPIHNGVTKSSGPLLETPTCVNLNMAGMIEALAMIQAVEEANSSSMLGQLGIKLGYEIYDTCSDVSTALRATAKFMEETLDCEAGNRTSGSRQPTMAVIGASSSEVSIAVARQLSLQLIPQISYSSTATILSDKLRFPTFMRTVPSDLYQTRAMVRLVKDSGWNWVGIIINEGDYGRSAQEMLSSEAAANGICVAFKEVLPDSVTDPSFNSSVARTINIIHRNPKVKAIISFAKPTYMKHLFKALEQTDAGRRVWIASDIWSTSGRDLHEINFETIGQVVGVTFIAGDSGPVTRYLEQLDVCNKTKRNYPFLTELCQLVNGTVATQELINSIRKDTVFSLQMAVSTVLYAVADLYSQRKNCTTCDPPQPWQLLAIMNKTTFEYEGAEFNFDENGDLNLGYHVSIWKTSREEIDWENVVATYDQKKDIIKQGSTDAGSQLSLLKDVISKCSNSCAPGQFKKSAEGQHICCYDCVSCPQNQYSNVSDMDLCFTCSEKEWSEPRSSACKPKTVEYFDWIDGFAIFLVTLAALGILIVLLVSILFLCYRHTPVVKASGGPLCQVILFSLLGSFTSAICFVGRPGHMQCKMRQVLFGLSFTLCVSCILVKSLKILLAFHFNPEVKAMLRRLYKPHVIVCTSVGIQVLICVLWLVLKTPYCEDKPESKIILVQCVEGSDVAFGVMLGYIGILALVCFGFAFKSRKLPTNYNEAKFITFGMLIYIISWVIFIPTYVNTSGKYQSAVEMVVILISTYGIVGCHFMSKCYLILFKKESNTKHAFLQNVYEYSQKQSDSFFDSNYLSVGSLSVSKLSVVSPTVNMPQNTGSCPNNYLHADVIKATKEQFQKLQFQRQTMRRTFSL